The Streptomyces sp. HUAS MG91 sequence ACGCGGATCTTGTCGTCGCCGCGCCCCGCGAAGTAGAGGAACCCCTCGGCGTCCCGGTAGAAGAGGTCGCCGGTCCAGTACCAGCCGTGCTCGCGCACCCGCTCGGCGTACGCGGCGTCGTTGCGCCAGTACCCCTCGAAGGGCGAGCGCCCCCGGTTGACCAGCTCGCCGATCGCCTCGGCCCCGTTGACCAGCCGCCCGCCGGTGTCGAAGACGGCGGGCGGGCACTCCGCCCTGGTGTCGGGGTCGAGGACGACGAGGTCGTCGTGGGGCGCCGGCCGCCCGATCGCGCCCGGCGGGGTGTCGACGGTGCGCTGCACGGCGGCGCCGCCCTCCGACGAGCCGTACCCCTCGACGAGCCGCACGCCGAACCGTGCCTCGAAGCGCGCCGCGTCGACCGCGCCCGCCTCGGTCCCGAAGCCGACGCGCAGCGGGTTGTCCTTGTCGTCGGCCCGCTCCTCGGTGGCCAGGAGGTACTGGACGGCCCGGCCCACGTACGTGAAGTAGGTCGCGCCGTACCGTCGCACGTCGGGCAGGAACGCGGACGCGGAGAAGCGGCGGCGCAGCGCCACGCCCGCGCCCGCCGCGACGGCCGGTGCCCAGTCGGCGATGACCGCGTTGCCGTGGAAGAGCGGCATGCAGACGTAGTGCACGTCGTCGGGCCGTACGCCGAAGGTGCCGACCAGGGAGTGGCCCGCGGCGGCGAGCCGGCCCTGGCTGCACAGGGCGGCCTTGGGGGCGCCGGTCGAGCCGGAGGTGAAGTAGAGCAGCATGCGCGAGCCGGGCCCGACGTGCGCGGCGATCTCCGGCTCGGCCCCTCGATAGGGGGCGAGCAGTTCGGCGTAGGCGCCGGTGTCGGTCACCAGGACGCGGACGCCGGGGAGCGCGAGCCCGTCGAGCAGCGGGAGGTGGGCGCGGTCGGTGACCAGGACCCGGCATTCGGTGTGCGTGATGTCGCGGGCCAGCTCGGCGCCGCGGCGGGTGGGATTGAGCCCGGCGACGGCGGCCCCGGACAGCGCGGCGGCGGCGAGCCACTGCGGGAACTCCGGGGTGTTGTCGAGCAGCACCCCGAGGTGCCGCTCGGCGCCGGCGGGCAGCAGGTCGGCGAGGAGCGCGGCGCGGGCCGCGGCGCCCGCGGTGACCTCGTGGTGGCTGAGCGTCTGGTCCTCGTACGCGAGACCGGGCCGGTGGTCGCCCCACCGGGCCTGGACCAGTTCCGCGAAGGTGCGCGTGTCGGATCCCATGGCCGCGCACCATAATTGACGTACCGTCAGAAGTGGAGACCCGTGGGCCAGGGCCTGTCCTAGCCGTTGGGATCGTCGTAGTAGCCGTGGGGGAAGTCGTCCGGGATCTGCTCCTCTTCCGGCCCTCCCGCGGTCAGCGCGATGACCATGACGGTGACGCACACGGCGAGCGCGGCCGCCGTGAACAGCACGACGCACCCCATGCCCACTCCGAGCGCGACCGGCCGGTACGGCTCGGCCGTCGCGTGCTCCGGCGCGTCGGCCGAGTAGCGCACCATGACGATGTCGCCCTCCAGGACCGTGTCGGGCCCGCCGTCCGCGGTGATGCGGACGGTGCGGCCCTCGCGCGTGGTGAACTCGTACACGCGGCTGCGGTGGGTGGTCGGCGAGTCGCCGCCGGTCGTGGTGGTGAACACCCGCAGACACCGCGCCTCGGACG is a genomic window containing:
- a CDS encoding AMP-binding protein; translated protein: MGSDTRTFAELVQARWGDHRPGLAYEDQTLSHHEVTAGAAARAALLADLLPAGAERHLGVLLDNTPEFPQWLAAAALSGAAVAGLNPTRRGAELARDITHTECRVLVTDRAHLPLLDGLALPGVRVLVTDTGAYAELLAPYRGAEPEIAAHVGPGSRMLLYFTSGSTGAPKAALCSQGRLAAAGHSLVGTFGVRPDDVHYVCMPLFHGNAVIADWAPAVAAGAGVALRRRFSASAFLPDVRRYGATYFTYVGRAVQYLLATEERADDKDNPLRVGFGTEAGAVDAARFEARFGVRLVEGYGSSEGGAAVQRTVDTPPGAIGRPAPHDDLVVLDPDTRAECPPAVFDTGGRLVNGAEAIGELVNRGRSPFEGYWRNDAAYAERVREHGWYWTGDLFYRDAEGFLYFAGRGDDKIRVDSENLAPAMIENILARWPDAAAVAVYGVPDPVAGDQVMATLAPREGVSFDPLAFGEFLLGQGDLGTKMAPRFVRVVDRMPVTATNKVRRGELRREGFWGGADELWWRPPGAAAYRVLTSGEREGLAAAFRERGRGHLLGPR
- a CDS encoding DUF3592 domain-containing protein, whose product is MEFFFVGLAVIMAAFVVTICVALLRRALRIRRAWHGGRTSEARCLRVFTTTTGGDSPTTHRSRVYEFTTREGRTVRITADGGPDTVLEGDIVMVRYSADAPEHATAEPYRPVALGVGMGCVVLFTAAALAVCVTVMVIALTAGGPEEEQIPDDFPHGYYDDPNG